The Legionella sp. PATHC032 genome has a window encoding:
- a CDS encoding ArnT family glycosyltransferase, which yields MSFQADKEIQQKFFNYTLFVLAFLLICRLVANYFFPLFDTTESRYAEIARKMLETGNWVTLQQDYGVPFWAKPPLSTWLSAFFMQLLGVNEFAVRLPGLLLSIGVLWLIWGLAKKQSGSMAALFSLLILAGSLYFFLDAGTVMTDPALLFCITLASVSFWQAMVYENKIWSYAFFTGLGLGLLAKGPIAVVLVGMTVFFWVLLRNEWLNLWKRLPWFKGTFLLLLISMPWYVLAELRTPGFLNYFILGEHFHRFLTPGWSGDKYGIVHHVPKGTIWLYAIAGIFPWNIIAGGWLVKHGKMLPSLCQSEDGWLSYLTLWMITPLLFFTFANNIIYPYVFPSLPAFALLFAEILNRLNPGLKHLKWIFISSLLCGVLFLAGAFVLGIKPDVVPNTHKQIITAWLNQKPTARSHLVYWGYKTDFSAEFYSRGQVKSVKNPNGLCKLLSNHLENYLVINSKETQQIPGELLARFTPINKFKVHRDTLILFYSPVLSC from the coding sequence TTGAGTTTTCAAGCAGATAAAGAGATTCAACAAAAATTCTTTAATTACACCTTGTTTGTACTGGCTTTTCTGCTGATATGTCGATTGGTTGCCAATTATTTTTTTCCTTTATTTGATACGACCGAATCCCGTTACGCTGAAATTGCACGCAAAATGTTGGAAACAGGTAACTGGGTGACTTTGCAGCAGGATTATGGCGTTCCTTTTTGGGCTAAACCACCTTTATCCACCTGGTTGTCTGCTTTTTTTATGCAACTATTGGGTGTTAATGAATTTGCAGTCCGCTTGCCGGGTCTTTTGCTGTCTATTGGTGTTTTATGGTTGATTTGGGGACTGGCAAAAAAACAGAGCGGCTCAATGGCTGCGCTTTTTTCCTTATTAATACTGGCAGGATCGCTTTATTTTTTCCTTGATGCAGGCACAGTGATGACTGACCCCGCATTACTTTTTTGTATCACGCTTGCAAGTGTCTCATTTTGGCAAGCCATGGTTTATGAAAACAAAATATGGTCTTATGCATTTTTCACAGGATTAGGCCTGGGTTTATTAGCAAAAGGCCCAATTGCTGTGGTACTGGTCGGAATGACTGTATTTTTCTGGGTTCTCTTACGTAATGAATGGCTTAATCTATGGAAAAGATTACCGTGGTTTAAAGGCACATTTCTTCTTTTGTTAATTTCTATGCCCTGGTATGTTCTGGCTGAATTACGAACTCCTGGATTTTTAAATTATTTTATCCTGGGAGAGCATTTCCATCGATTTTTAACCCCGGGCTGGTCTGGTGATAAATACGGAATAGTACATCATGTACCTAAAGGAACGATATGGTTATATGCTATAGCAGGCATCTTTCCGTGGAATATTATAGCAGGCGGCTGGTTGGTGAAACATGGAAAAATGCTGCCTTCGCTATGCCAAAGTGAAGACGGGTGGTTAAGTTATTTAACTCTTTGGATGATTACTCCACTTCTTTTTTTCACTTTTGCCAACAATATCATATACCCCTATGTGTTTCCTTCTCTACCTGCATTTGCTTTGCTTTTTGCTGAAATTTTGAATCGTTTGAATCCAGGACTGAAACATTTGAAGTGGATCTTTATCTCCTCATTACTCTGTGGTGTTTTATTTTTGGCAGGGGCTTTTGTTCTTGGTATAAAACCAGACGTTGTGCCTAATACACATAAACAGATTATTACTGCATGGTTGAATCAGAAGCCAACTGCACGCAGCCATCTGGTTTATTGGGGATACAAGACTGATTTTTCCGCTGAGTTTTACTCGAGAGGTCAAGTGAAATCAGTTAAAAACCCAAACGGATTATGTAAATTACTCTCCAACCATTTGGAAAACTATTTAGTTATCAATAGCAAAGAAACTCAGCAGATTCCCGGGGAATTACTTGCAAGATTCACACCCATCAACAAGTTCAAAGTTCATCGGGATACCTTGATATTGTTTTATTCACCTGTGCTGAGTTGTTGA
- a CDS encoding thymidine kinase, which translates to MAKLYFYYAAMNAGKSTVLLQSSYNYRERGMQTLLFTPAIDTRYQYGTICSRIGLSEQAYAFNNSDNLYVLTQEFQLQTQKYSCVLIDEAQFLTREQVYQLTEITDQMSIPVLAYGLRTDFRGELFPGSQFLLAWADELIELKTICHCGRKATMNMRIDENGQAVVEGEQVLIGGNESYVATCRLHYKRSEAGMKSPRNKLFNKDTNTF; encoded by the coding sequence ATGGCAAAATTATATTTCTACTATGCCGCTATGAACGCAGGTAAAAGTACGGTATTACTGCAGTCTAGCTATAATTACAGAGAGCGAGGTATGCAAACTCTGTTGTTTACCCCAGCTATCGATACACGTTACCAATATGGAACTATCTGTTCACGAATCGGTCTATCCGAACAGGCTTATGCTTTTAACAATTCGGATAACCTGTATGTTTTAACTCAAGAATTTCAACTACAAACTCAGAAATACTCTTGTGTCCTGATTGACGAGGCTCAATTTTTGACTCGAGAGCAAGTGTATCAATTAACGGAAATAACAGATCAAATGTCTATCCCAGTACTAGCTTATGGCTTGCGTACTGACTTTAGAGGCGAATTATTTCCGGGAAGTCAATTTTTACTGGCATGGGCAGACGAGTTAATCGAATTAAAGACAATTTGTCATTGTGGCCGTAAAGCAACTATGAATATGAGAATTGATGAAAATGGGCAAGCTGTTGTTGAGGGTGAGCAGGTATTGATAGGCGGCAATGAATCCTATGTTGCTACCTGTCGGTTGCATTATAAACGAAGTGAAGCAGGGATGAAGTCCCCAAGAAATAAATTGTTCAATAAAGATACCAATACTTTTTAA
- a CDS encoding MFS transporter — MSHSVAVESRTFVPRGDFMAWVVCLSAGLFFLYEFFQLNIFDVINQSLREDFHIDATQLSWMSSTYLWADILFLLPAGLILDRFSTRKVILTAMFVCVVGTIGFAVTESFFLASFFHFLSGIGNAFCFLSCVVLVSHWFPPRRQALVIGSLVTMAFIGGMMAHTPFAYLNDLFGWRRALLIDGVVGAFLILWIYMIVQDRPEESPAHKLTNEGQILSSFMKALSNKQNWLAGLYTSLLNLPIMVLCALWGASYLQVAHHLPDIAASNVVSLIFMGSVVGCPLVGWLSDTQGRRKPLMIFGAIATLITTIPLFINVVLTQMSLSILFFALGLFTSTQVISYPLVAESNQPENTGAATGIASVIIMGGGGVAQVLFGWLMTHHAGTNVTAYTVSDFQFAMWMFPVAAIAGLVAVLMTRETYCKR, encoded by the coding sequence GTGTCGCATTCTGTCGCAGTGGAGTCGAGAACTTTTGTTCCCCGTGGTGACTTTATGGCTTGGGTAGTGTGTCTTTCCGCGGGGCTTTTCTTTTTATACGAGTTTTTTCAACTCAATATTTTTGATGTTATTAATCAGTCGCTTCGAGAAGATTTTCATATAGATGCCACCCAATTAAGTTGGATGTCGAGCACTTATTTATGGGCTGATATTCTTTTTCTTTTACCAGCCGGTCTTATTCTCGACAGGTTTTCAACCAGGAAAGTTATTCTCACCGCAATGTTTGTTTGTGTTGTTGGAACAATAGGGTTTGCAGTTACGGAATCATTTTTTCTCGCCTCATTTTTCCATTTTCTCTCAGGAATAGGCAATGCGTTTTGCTTTTTATCTTGTGTTGTTTTGGTCTCTCATTGGTTTCCTCCCAGAAGACAGGCATTAGTCATTGGCTCATTAGTTACCATGGCATTTATTGGTGGCATGATGGCGCATACCCCTTTTGCTTATTTGAATGATCTGTTTGGCTGGCGACGTGCCTTGTTAATTGATGGGGTTGTTGGAGCTTTTTTAATATTATGGATTTACATGATTGTGCAAGACAGGCCTGAAGAGTCACCAGCACATAAATTAACCAATGAAGGACAAATACTATCGAGTTTCATGAAAGCTCTATCCAATAAACAAAATTGGCTGGCAGGCTTGTATACCTCTCTGCTTAATTTACCCATTATGGTTTTGTGTGCCCTATGGGGCGCAAGTTACCTGCAGGTAGCTCATCATTTGCCTGATATTGCGGCAAGCAATGTCGTAAGCCTTATTTTCATGGGGAGTGTTGTTGGTTGCCCTTTGGTTGGTTGGTTATCCGATACTCAGGGACGTCGCAAACCCTTAATGATTTTCGGAGCGATAGCTACTTTGATTACTACTATTCCTCTATTTATCAATGTGGTTCTGACTCAAATGAGTCTCAGTATCCTCTTTTTTGCTTTGGGATTATTTACCAGCACGCAAGTGATTTCTTACCCCCTGGTTGCTGAAAGCAATCAGCCAGAAAATACTGGTGCTGCAACTGGAATTGCTTCTGTCATTATTATGGGTGGGGGCGGTGTTGCTCAAGTTCTGTTTGGTTGGCTTATGACACATCACGCGGGAACAAATGTTACGGCATATACGGTTAGCGATTTTCAATTTGCCATGTGGATGTTTCCTGTTGCCGCAATTGCAGGACTGGTTGCTGTGCTCATGACTCGTGAAACATACTGCAAGCGATAG
- a CDS encoding MFS transporter, whose product MQVVDEFKAFDVKASLMPWLVCFAATMFFFYEFIQGNMFASIAANIMQDFQIQADKMAYLSSIYYLANVIFLFIAGIVLDRFSIKNTILIAMFLCVISTFILSYSDSFYVALFCRFVTGIGSAFCFLGPVRLASHWFPPQRMALVTGAIVTVAMTGGMLAQYPLTKLVLYVGWRQAVQDVGILGLAMLVLMFFWIKERPQVAIKKEGKPINVLLAARKAYLNAQNLRAALYTSLMNMAIAVFGAMMGTLYLEQRLGISPDQAAMINGMLFFGAIIGSPLMGWISDKVGLRVLPMKGGVLASLLILLGVLYLPVSVTMMAVLFFLLGLFTSAQVISYALVAESSPPMMTATAVSVVSILTQGGYLIYQNLFSALLMNYGDVRLINGVPVYLLEAYQHAAIILPIGLLIALLLLFGLKETRCQQVEHTV is encoded by the coding sequence ATGCAGGTAGTGGATGAATTTAAAGCATTCGATGTTAAAGCATCGCTAATGCCATGGCTGGTTTGTTTTGCAGCAACCATGTTTTTCTTTTATGAATTTATTCAGGGAAATATGTTTGCTTCCATTGCAGCAAATATCATGCAGGATTTTCAGATTCAAGCAGATAAAATGGCTTACTTATCCAGTATCTATTACTTGGCAAATGTGATTTTTCTGTTTATTGCCGGAATCGTTTTGGACAGGTTTTCAATCAAAAACACCATTTTAATAGCTATGTTTCTGTGTGTGATTAGTACGTTTATCCTCTCCTACTCAGATTCGTTTTATGTGGCTTTATTTTGCAGGTTTGTGACCGGAATAGGTAGTGCATTTTGCTTTTTGGGTCCCGTGCGTTTGGCGTCTCATTGGTTTCCTCCCCAACGTATGGCTTTAGTGACTGGCGCGATTGTAACTGTTGCAATGACAGGAGGAATGCTGGCGCAATACCCCTTAACTAAACTGGTTCTATATGTTGGATGGCGCCAAGCAGTTCAAGACGTAGGGATATTGGGCTTGGCCATGTTAGTTCTCATGTTTTTTTGGATTAAAGAAAGACCTCAAGTCGCAATCAAAAAAGAAGGAAAACCTATCAATGTGCTTTTGGCTGCAAGAAAAGCCTACTTAAATGCTCAAAATTTGCGAGCAGCCTTATACACTAGTCTTATGAACATGGCCATTGCTGTATTTGGCGCCATGATGGGGACTTTATATCTTGAACAGAGATTAGGCATTAGCCCTGATCAGGCAGCTATGATCAATGGTATGTTGTTTTTTGGAGCCATTATAGGTTCACCTTTGATGGGGTGGATATCTGATAAGGTAGGGTTGCGTGTGTTGCCTATGAAAGGGGGAGTCCTTGCCTCTTTACTTATTTTGCTGGGAGTACTTTATTTACCTGTTTCAGTGACAATGATGGCCGTATTGTTCTTTTTATTAGGATTATTTACTTCAGCTCAAGTCATTAGCTATGCCTTGGTTGCTGAAAGCAGCCCTCCCATGATGACTGCAACGGCTGTCAGTGTCGTGTCCATATTAACTCAAGGCGGGTATCTTATTTATCAAAACCTTTTTAGTGCTTTATTGATGAATTATGGTGATGTTCGTTTGATTAATGGTGTGCCAGTTTATTTACTCGAAGCGTATCAGCATGCAGCAATCATTTTACCCATAGGACTATTGATCGCATTACTTTTGTTGTTTGGATTAAAAGAAACTCGTTGCCAACAAGTTGAGCATACAGTATGA
- a CDS encoding phosphopentomutase: protein MTGRVCVLVMDSFGIGASLDAARYGDAGANTLVHIYEACKRGECDIEGVRKGPLMLPNLAGKGLYHAAMASSGLPFIDLATLAIPSGYYGYAVEQSLGKDTPSGHWEMAGVPVTFEWGYFPDKPYCFPEELISEFIKQCNLPGVLGEKHASGTIIIDELGEEHIRTGKPIVYTSADSVFQIAAHEEAFGLQRLYDICKIARNLVDKYQIGRVIARPFTGNPGSFKRTGNRKDYATPPPEKTLLDFLKQAGREVIAIGKIADIYAHQGVTQEIKADGNMALFDATLSAMKIAPQGSLVFTNFVDFDSSYGHRRNVAGYAHALEEFDTRLPELDAVLQPDDMVFIAADHGCDPTFPGSDHTREHIPVLVFGPQVNSKFIGRRDCFADIGQSIAEYLQLSSPLTHGVSFL, encoded by the coding sequence ATGACCGGACGAGTTTGTGTATTAGTAATGGATTCCTTTGGCATCGGAGCCAGCCTTGATGCAGCTAGGTATGGAGATGCGGGTGCTAACACCTTGGTTCACATTTATGAAGCGTGTAAACGAGGTGAGTGCGATATAGAAGGGGTTCGCAAAGGTCCTTTAATGCTTCCAAATCTTGCGGGCAAGGGGCTTTACCATGCTGCTATGGCCAGTTCCGGGTTACCCTTTATCGATTTGGCTACTTTAGCTATTCCTTCTGGATATTATGGATATGCAGTGGAACAAAGCTTGGGCAAAGATACCCCCAGTGGTCATTGGGAAATGGCTGGGGTGCCCGTGACTTTCGAGTGGGGATATTTCCCTGATAAACCTTACTGTTTCCCTGAAGAATTAATTTCAGAATTCATTAAGCAGTGTAATTTGCCAGGAGTTTTGGGAGAAAAGCATGCTTCGGGAACCATCATTATAGACGAGTTGGGTGAGGAGCATATTCGTACCGGTAAGCCGATCGTATACACTTCTGCCGATAGCGTATTTCAAATTGCCGCACATGAAGAGGCATTTGGTTTACAACGTCTCTATGATATCTGCAAAATTGCTCGAAATTTAGTAGATAAATATCAAATTGGTCGAGTGATTGCTCGCCCTTTTACAGGAAATCCAGGGTCGTTTAAAAGAACAGGTAATAGAAAAGATTATGCTACACCTCCTCCGGAAAAAACATTGCTTGATTTTCTAAAGCAAGCCGGTCGGGAAGTGATAGCTATAGGAAAGATTGCAGACATCTATGCTCATCAAGGGGTCACCCAAGAAATCAAAGCGGATGGCAATATGGCTTTGTTTGATGCCACTTTATCTGCAATGAAAATAGCCCCACAAGGCAGCTTGGTATTTACTAATTTTGTTGATTTTGATTCTTCTTATGGGCATAGGCGTAATGTAGCTGGTTATGCGCATGCACTAGAAGAATTCGATACGCGATTGCCAGAATTAGACGCTGTTTTACAACCCGATGACATGGTCTTTATTGCAGCAGATCACGGCTGTGATCCTACATTCCCTGGATCTGATCATACCCGAGAGCATATCCCTGTATTAGTGTTTGGTCCCCAAGTAAATAGTAAATTTATTGGGCGCAGAGATTGTTTTGCTGATATCGGTCAGAGCATTGCAGAGTATTTGCAATTATCCTCGCCACTCACTCATGGTGTTTCTTTTTTATAA
- the hslV gene encoding ATP-dependent protease subunit HslV → MEQFHGTTILSVRRGNQVVIGGDGQVTLGNTVMKGNARKVRRLYKDKVIAGFAGGTADAFTLFERFEAKLEMHQGHLIRAAVELAKDWRTDRILRRLEAVLAVADSKASLIITGNGDVIEPEESLIAIGSGGPFAQAAARALMENTQLSAKEIVQKALTIAGDICIYTNNNLTIEELNDEGK, encoded by the coding sequence TTGGAACAATTTCATGGGACAACAATACTTTCAGTACGACGCGGTAATCAGGTTGTCATTGGCGGTGATGGGCAAGTTACCCTAGGCAATACCGTGATGAAAGGCAATGCACGTAAAGTTCGGAGATTGTATAAAGATAAAGTGATTGCTGGTTTTGCAGGAGGTACTGCTGATGCTTTTACTCTTTTCGAACGGTTTGAAGCAAAACTGGAAATGCATCAGGGGCATTTGATTAGAGCAGCTGTTGAATTGGCTAAAGATTGGCGAACCGATAGAATTCTTCGTCGATTAGAGGCGGTGCTTGCAGTGGCGGATAGCAAGGCTTCTTTAATTATTACCGGTAATGGCGATGTCATTGAGCCCGAAGAAAGTTTAATTGCAATCGGTTCTGGCGGCCCCTTTGCTCAAGCTGCAGCAAGAGCTCTTATGGAAAACACCCAGTTATCTGCCAAGGAGATTGTCCAGAAAGCTTTAACAATCGCTGGCGACATTTGTATTTATACTAACAATAATTTAACCATAGAAGAATTAAATGATGAAGGCAAATAA
- the hslU gene encoding ATP-dependent protease ATPase subunit HslU produces the protein MVMTPREIVQELDKHIIGQDDAKRAVAIALRNRWRRMKIKDPVLRNEIMPKNILMIGPTGVGKTEIARRLANLAKAPFIKVEATKFTEVGYVGRDVDSIIRDLTDMAIKQEREFAMKKVEHLAEDAAEERILDVLLPPARGTLTPGEKNTTARQVFRKQLREGELNDNEIEIEVAATPVGIEIMAPPGMEEMTSQLQSMFQQVGSYRTKTRKMTVAKAMKILREEEAAKLINEEDIKLKAIESVEQNGIVFIDELDKIAKRSDTVSGGDVSREGVQRDLLPLVEGTTVSTKYGMVKSDHILFIASGAFHVAKPSDLIAELQGRLPIRVELSALSVEDFVRILTEPSASLTLQYSALMETEGLTLTFDETGIRRIAEVAWQVNERTENIGARRLYTVMERLLEVVSFEATDKAGETVHVDKAYVDKNLGQLIADEDLARYIL, from the coding sequence ATGGTCATGACCCCTCGAGAGATAGTTCAAGAATTAGATAAGCACATTATTGGTCAAGATGATGCAAAACGTGCCGTAGCCATTGCATTACGAAATCGCTGGCGTCGAATGAAAATCAAAGATCCAGTATTGCGCAACGAGATAATGCCTAAAAATATTTTAATGATAGGTCCTACCGGTGTTGGTAAGACGGAGATTGCAAGGCGTTTGGCTAATTTGGCTAAAGCTCCATTTATTAAAGTAGAAGCAACCAAATTCACGGAAGTAGGATATGTGGGGCGTGATGTTGATTCGATCATTCGTGACTTAACAGATATGGCAATCAAGCAAGAGCGTGAATTTGCCATGAAAAAAGTGGAGCACCTGGCAGAAGATGCGGCTGAAGAACGAATCCTGGATGTTTTACTCCCTCCTGCTCGAGGAACATTAACTCCTGGTGAGAAAAACACGACAGCTCGTCAAGTGTTTCGTAAGCAATTGCGCGAAGGTGAGCTTAATGATAATGAAATTGAAATTGAAGTAGCGGCAACGCCTGTTGGCATTGAAATTATGGCTCCTCCAGGTATGGAAGAGATGACTAGCCAATTGCAGTCTATGTTTCAACAAGTTGGAAGCTACAGAACGAAAACTCGAAAAATGACCGTTGCCAAGGCAATGAAGATTTTGAGAGAGGAAGAAGCGGCAAAATTAATTAACGAAGAAGATATCAAGTTAAAAGCGATTGAAAGTGTTGAGCAAAATGGAATAGTGTTCATTGATGAGTTGGATAAAATTGCCAAACGCTCTGATACTGTAAGTGGAGGAGATGTATCACGTGAGGGAGTTCAGCGAGATTTATTGCCATTAGTCGAAGGAACTACCGTTTCAACAAAATACGGCATGGTAAAGTCTGATCATATTTTATTCATTGCTTCAGGTGCTTTTCATGTAGCTAAACCTTCTGATTTGATTGCTGAATTGCAAGGGCGTCTGCCGATACGCGTCGAGTTGTCAGCCCTCTCGGTGGAAGATTTCGTACGAATCCTTACTGAGCCAAGCGCCTCTTTAACTTTACAGTATTCCGCTTTGATGGAAACCGAAGGATTGACTCTTACCTTTGATGAAACAGGAATTCGACGTATTGCTGAAGTAGCCTGGCAAGTGAATGAGCGTACGGAAAATATCGGAGCAAGAAGATTATATACCGTCATGGAACGTTTACTGGAAGTGGTTTCATTTGAAGCGACTGATAAAGCTGGCGAAACTGTGCATGTTGATAAAGCTTATGTCGATAAGAATTTAGGCCAACTAATCGCTGATGAGGATTTGGCTCGCTATATTTTGTAA
- the wip gene encoding Dot/Icm T4SS effector Wip produces the protein MKTQRIIHPNIDIRKFPEVNADFSMTDISMGDLHANALLFLNILVRQGIIAISPENYAKFSEIYTLPELQADYWGTEAPVFSAENKKERLKEIKEQYNELIAQIKIINTKKLVRLIGDELVDRGVIDYFILKLLQALHDQGADFEILLSNHGIEFVEACELFKENGNKLVAKRLGNIQHGNSFHALQEAIAAGAISNEEVLNIYHQVYKRHLKIISYSLDPEANEIKVFSHAGIGLNHIRGLAQKFKVPYLEESAVDLAKTIDAINKKFAEKASTGEIHTLYTHDMMYRGYAGEYLNSTDEVVAATVWGREYEDLIRTSKKFKVTFIHGHDSYDPEKVEHVTLNNQLGQFQNNVGDLYLYSTNGMRAVPTQCLNPDKKVQSLREKNRPDKPNDYVVKIHHTKPSFFKTTHPKMTFPDSYKRIWDSTPGHSNITKIKALLKDYTKEDSILGSFWGLIFTLHWGRHHVKSVHQIAQTQYTSVEAILSDLKALKPRAGGSLDKRIKFIESQIITQRGDNPDLQFNLK, from the coding sequence ATGAAAACTCAGAGAATTATCCATCCCAATATTGATATTAGAAAGTTTCCTGAAGTAAATGCAGATTTTTCCATGACCGATATTAGCATGGGAGATTTGCATGCTAATGCCTTGCTTTTTCTCAATATCCTTGTTCGCCAGGGAATAATTGCTATTTCTCCCGAAAATTATGCCAAATTTTCTGAAATTTATACTTTGCCAGAGCTTCAGGCAGATTATTGGGGGACAGAAGCACCTGTTTTTAGCGCTGAAAATAAAAAGGAGCGCCTGAAAGAAATCAAGGAACAATATAATGAGTTAATTGCGCAAATCAAAATTATTAATACTAAAAAACTGGTTCGCTTGATAGGTGATGAATTAGTCGATCGCGGTGTTATTGATTATTTCATCTTAAAATTATTACAAGCTTTGCACGATCAAGGCGCTGATTTTGAAATATTACTATCAAATCATGGAATTGAGTTTGTCGAGGCCTGTGAACTATTCAAGGAAAATGGAAATAAATTAGTAGCAAAAAGATTAGGAAATATTCAGCATGGTAATTCGTTTCATGCTTTGCAAGAAGCAATAGCTGCTGGTGCGATTTCAAATGAAGAAGTATTAAATATTTACCATCAAGTTTACAAAAGGCACTTGAAGATTATTTCTTACTCATTGGATCCAGAAGCAAATGAAATTAAAGTGTTTAGTCATGCTGGCATCGGTTTAAATCATATCCGAGGGCTCGCCCAAAAATTTAAAGTACCCTATTTAGAGGAGTCGGCTGTTGATTTGGCTAAAACAATTGATGCAATTAACAAAAAATTCGCAGAAAAAGCATCTACGGGAGAAATTCACACGCTTTATACCCATGACATGATGTATAGAGGTTATGCAGGTGAATATTTGAATTCAACAGACGAAGTAGTTGCCGCAACGGTCTGGGGACGTGAATATGAGGATTTGATTCGAACGTCTAAAAAATTTAAAGTCACCTTTATTCATGGCCACGATAGTTACGATCCTGAAAAGGTAGAACATGTCACTTTAAATAATCAACTAGGGCAATTCCAAAATAATGTAGGTGATTTATATCTGTATTCCACCAATGGCATGAGAGCGGTTCCAACACAATGTTTGAATCCAGATAAAAAAGTTCAGAGCCTAAGGGAAAAAAATCGACCAGATAAACCGAATGATTATGTTGTAAAAATCCATCATACAAAACCATCATTTTTTAAAACGACTCATCCCAAGATGACATTCCCGGACAGCTACAAACGAATATGGGATAGCACACCAGGACATTCCAATATAACCAAAATTAAGGCGTTACTTAAAGATTATACCAAGGAAGACAGTATTTTGGGTTCTTTCTGGGGATTAATATTCACATTGCACTGGGGAAGACATCATGTTAAATCCGTGCATCAGATTGCACAAACCCAATATACATCAGTAGAAGCTATTCTTTCGGATTTGAAAGCACTTAAGCCAAGAGCAGGTGGATCACTGGATAAACGCATTAAGTTTATTGAGTCACAAATTATAACTCAGAGAGGTGATAATCCAGATTTACAATTCAATTTGAAATAG
- a CDS encoding YihY family inner membrane protein, whose protein sequence is MNWKEKVKTKFYSCDRFVRFVIQHFIQDDCTYIASALAFTSLLAVVPLMSVGLAIFSSFPVFQGLAEPVQNFIFDNFVPATGKIVQSYLQQFTSQVSKLSIWGIVFLIFTALLVMFTIERAMNKIWRVSSSRHGVSAFLLYWAIISLAPVLLGLSLAASSYLFSMPILADHRAPYTILHYSPFFLSLIGFTFLYVVVPNCPVKIRHAFWGGLVAAILFESAKHAFAYYLIRYNTYALLYGAFATVPIFFIWVYWVWIITLLGAEISYAFSVHHQRRGGKSLDGFSHALLWLHQLWLAQQHGKGLSFNDLVDASKQPFAVDVDEMINALIYHELIHATADGHYMLSRDLSHVTLYDLTQLLPYRLPTHLELQYSKASLAEQWRAAFKRHNEELKKSLDINLEELFKKTGTVLK, encoded by the coding sequence ATGAATTGGAAAGAAAAAGTAAAAACTAAATTCTACTCCTGCGATCGCTTTGTTCGGTTTGTTATCCAACATTTCATACAAGACGATTGTACCTATATTGCCTCGGCATTAGCCTTTACAAGCTTACTGGCAGTCGTGCCATTGATGTCTGTGGGTTTGGCAATATTTTCTTCATTTCCAGTATTCCAAGGTTTGGCGGAGCCGGTACAGAATTTTATTTTTGACAATTTTGTTCCGGCCACAGGTAAAATTGTGCAAAGCTATTTGCAGCAGTTTACCTCTCAAGTATCAAAACTCTCAATTTGGGGTATAGTCTTTCTAATTTTTACTGCGTTATTGGTCATGTTCACTATTGAACGAGCAATGAATAAAATCTGGAGAGTGAGTTCCTCTCGGCATGGTGTTTCTGCCTTTTTACTCTATTGGGCTATCATTTCTCTTGCCCCGGTTTTATTAGGTTTGAGCCTGGCAGCAAGCTCCTATTTATTCTCCATGCCAATATTGGCAGATCATCGAGCTCCTTACACTATTCTTCACTATTCCCCTTTTTTTCTTTCACTAATCGGTTTTACCTTTTTGTACGTGGTGGTTCCCAATTGTCCTGTCAAAATCCGTCATGCTTTTTGGGGTGGATTGGTTGCCGCAATCCTGTTTGAATCAGCTAAACATGCATTTGCTTATTACCTGATACGCTACAATACCTATGCGTTGTTGTATGGGGCATTTGCCACAGTACCTATATTTTTTATTTGGGTTTATTGGGTGTGGATTATTACTTTGTTAGGCGCTGAAATCAGTTATGCCTTTTCAGTGCACCATCAGCGTCGTGGAGGGAAGTCCCTCGATGGTTTTTCACATGCGTTGCTCTGGTTGCACCAGTTATGGTTAGCGCAACAGCATGGAAAGGGATTAAGCTTTAATGATCTGGTGGATGCCAGCAAACAACCTTTTGCTGTGGATGTGGATGAAATGATCAATGCTCTGATTTATCATGAACTGATCCATGCTACCGCTGATGGGCACTACATGTTAAGCCGTGATCTCAGCCACGTTACTCTTTATGATTTAACTCAATTATTACCTTATCGCTTGCCAACTCATCTAGAGTTGCAATATTCCAAAGCGTCTCTGGCGGAACAATGGAGAGCCGCATTTAAGAGGCATAATGAAGAATTGAAAAAATCCCTGGATATTAATTTGGAAGAATTATTCAAGAAAACAGGAACAGTACTTAAATAA